In a single window of the Papaver somniferum cultivar HN1 chromosome 8, ASM357369v1, whole genome shotgun sequence genome:
- the LOC113306205 gene encoding uncharacterized protein LOC113306205: MEDVLLLLCLSVRMLTNEVILLRLHSENELFFFVMEDVLLLLCLSIRMLMNEIILFSMDLSSCYAVVYYKGDDIPLKVSLDTMILDFEISVCDYWRNLTPRSIRFTSRCDKALINCDYSLQGLIVVTCSRELSSFDLFVEEACHGVASSSSYGISTQSLSDDESCTGFTETSKIEYPTEGHEQLKPLLSEGWEDIFKGVGQVFHGGVDEVRLAVSKYYNKSGYTIAKVKNDRLRFIGKCGRNAECPWYLHCIPIDTAKSVFAIKEFNGEHKYGGAYKLKDPPVKKKLIKHLFKDQTQSNPSIKPNDMVAQVKSCYGIDIRYHHAYKRKEASKAEIYGDDVKSYTDLIWYVEAIKVTNPGSYIKFEYDKETTRFQRLFICFVACMEGYRFIRPMLYCDATFLNGRFKGTLMDSTGVNGNQGFFPFAYDLVLGEDIQGWEWFMENLQHCVDSRPITFITDRHEGLKQSIPKYFPNSYHSYCFHHLKNNLPIKKSHEKYKQVQDLFHKAAYCYIVAKYESALNEMCIIGCGWVAKDLPPSALVDEIRINIMRMSAERSELGRNYSDSLTPINKALLKSHVDIGRPWSVTESGNGIYEVHSPSSHAVDLMHMTCTCQGWKVFGFPCAHATAAITMSGIEMLRFVQPYFGSNHFRHTYAPAIRPIPNYNRPEAYEPEERVLPGIPRPPPGRPPKKRIRGAYEKERSPMKFSNCKKIGNRNKATCRVLMLE, from the exons ATGGAAGATGTACTGTTGCTGCTCTGTTTATCTGTTAGGATGTTAACGAATGAAGTCATTCTATTAAGGCTTCATTCCGAGAATGAACTTTTCTTTTTTGTCATGGAAGATGTACTGTTGCTGCTCTGTTTATCTATTAGGATGTTAATGAATGAGATCATTCT GTTCAGTATGGACCTATCCAGTTGTTATGCTGTTGTGTACTACAAAGGGGATGATATTCCGTTGAAAGTTTCTTTAGATACTATGATTCTTGACTTTGAAATATCTGTATGTGATTATTGGAGAAACTTGACTCCTCGGAGCATAAGATTTACTAGTCGTTGTGATAAAGCTCTCATTAATTGTGATTATTCTCTTCAAGGTCTAATTGTTGTTACTTGTTCAAGGGAATTGTCAAGTTTTGATCTGTTTGTTGAGGAGGCTTGTCATGGTGTTGCTTCTAGCTCTTCGTATGGTATTTCCACGCAGTCGCTCAGTGACGATGAATCATGCACTGGGTTCACCGAGACTTCAAAGATTGAATACCCGACGGAAGGTCATGAGCAATTGAAACCTCTTTTATCCGAAGGTTGGGAGGATATTTTTAAAGGTGTTGGTCAAGTTTttcatggtggtgttgatgaggtTCGCTTAGCTGTCAGCAAATACTACAACAAGTCTGGCTATACAATTGCAAAAGTTAAGAATGACAGACTCAGGTTCATAGGAAAGTGTGGTAGGAATGCAGAATGTCCTTGGTATCTGCACTGTATTCCAATCGATACCGCTAAAAGTGTCTTTGCTATCAAGGAATTCAATGGAGAGCATAAATATGGTGGCGCTTATAAGCTGAAGGACCCAcctgtgaagaagaaattgattaagCATCTATTCAAGGATCAAACACAGTCAAATCCGTCGATAAAGCCTAATGATATGGTTGCTCAGGTGAAGAGTTGTTATGGTATTGACATAAGATACCATCATGCTTATAAAAGGAAGGAAGCATCTAAGGCAGAGATATATGGCGATGATGTAAAAAGTTATACAGATCTTATTTGGTATGTTGAAGCAATAAAGGTTACCAATCCTGGCAGTTATATTAAGTTTGAGTATGATAAAGAGACTACACGTTTTCAGAGGCTTTTCATATGTTTTGTTGCCTGTATGGAAGGATACCGGTTCATTCGCCCTATGCTTTACTGTGATGCAACATTTCTCAACGGGAGATTCAAGGGAACATTGATGGATTCCACTGGTGTGAATGGAAACCAAG GATTTTTTCCTTTTGCGTATGatttagttcttggagaagacaTTCAAGGGTGGGAGTGGTTTATGGAGAACTTGCAACATTGTGTCGACTCTCGTCCTATTACCTTTATCACTGATCGTCATGAAGGGCTGAAGCAAAGTATTCCCAAGTATTTTCCCAACTCTTATCATAGTTACTGTTTCcatcatttgaagaataacctCCCCATCAAGAAATCACATGAGAAGTATAAACAAGTTCAAGATTTGTTCCATAAAGCTGCATACTGCTATATTGTTGCTAAATATGAGTCTGCTTTGAACGAGATGTGTATCATAGGATGTGGTTGGGTTGCCAA GGATCTGCCTCCATCTGCTCTTGTTGATGAGATTAGGATAAATATTATGAGGATGAGTGCAGAAAGGTCTGAGCTCGGTAGAAATTATAGTGATAGTTTGACTCCCATCAATAAAGCTCTACTCAAGTCACATGTCGATATAGGGCGTCCATGGAGCGTTACGGAGTCAGGTAATGGTATATATGAGGTTCACTCTCCTAGCTCTCATGCTGTTGATCTGATGCATATGACGTGCACTTGCCAGGGGTGGAAAGTGTTTGGTTTCCCCTGTGCTCACGCCACTGCTGCTATTACTATGAGTGGTATTGAGATGTTGAGGTTTGTTCAGCCTTACTTTGGTTCGAATCATTTTCGCCATACGTATGCTCCTGCAATTCGACCCATTCCCAATTATAACAGGCCAGAAGCATATGAACCTGAAGAGAGAGTCCTACCAGGTATTCCAAGGCCACCTCCAGGAAGACCACCAAAGAAGCGCATTCGTGGTGCTTATGAGAAGGAGAGGAGTCCTATGAAGTTCTCAAATTGCAAGAAGATTGGGAACCGCAACAAAGCTACCTGTCGTGTATTAATGCTGGAGTAG
- the LOC113303515 gene encoding katanin p80 WD40 repeat-containing subunit B1 homolog has protein sequence MTTKRAYKLQEFVAHTSNVNCLKIGRKTSRVLVTGGEDHKVNLWAIGKPNAILSLAGHTSAIESVSFDSSEVVVAAGAASGTIKLWDLEEAKIVRTLTGHRSNCISVDFHPFGEFFASGSLDTNLKIWDIRRKGCIHTYKGHTRGVNAIRFTPDGRWVVSGGEDNTVKLWDLTAGKLLHEFKNHEGQIQCIDFHPHEFLLATGSADRTVKFWDLETFELIGSAGPETTGVRSVTFNPDGRTLLCGLHESLKVFSWEPIRTHDAVDVGWSKLSDLNIHEGKLLGCSYNQSCVGVWVVDISRIEPYSIPTATRSNGLQESKSTPSGNLSVLADNSLKSSMGRLSVSQNVDPVVKETKTLGRLSVSQASETVVKEIKPLTTTGSVPSTPQRVIPSMGAKLGNTAAIMKRSSAKAQSSPSIQIFVPRNSTRPEPPADVKKENSASGRSTPFSMHSKAADFPKMSNSREESERSNSSVESGTGGYKSTGLSEASDQNFTSANDGMNPANPVIERNVMDVRCVGPGKHRMNSSMEPPPSYKDDARLPKTNRDISVEVSKAGRTRSLVSNWEKRETSPSYEGPTSSNSSETTSATTTPSLNQRGRAPAPSVEKETVLASDEDVISDLTEQHKEFLGSMQSRLTKLQVIRRYLERKDVKAAISAMEKMADHAIVADVIGVLAQKPDIITLDLCACLLPLLASLLESKMDGHLSISLEMLIKLIRVYGHVIHSTLSASSSVGVDLQQEQRLERCNLIFIELEKIKRCLPSLTRRGGSVAKSAQELSLALQEIL, from the exons ATGACGACTAAGCGTGCTTATAAGCTAC AGGAATTTGTAGCTCATACATCAAATGTGAACTGTCTTAAGATTGGAAGGAAGACATCTAGGGTTCTTGTTACTGGAGGAGAAGATCACAAAGTTAATCTATGGGCTATTGGCAAGCCTAACGCCATTTTG AGCTTAGCTGGTCATACGAGTGCCATTGAGTCTGTAAGTTTCGATTCTTCTGAAGTGGTTGTGGCTGCGGGAGCAGCAAGTGGTACAATTAAACTGTGGGACTTGGAGGAGGCAAAGA TTGTTCGCACACTAACGGGGCACAGATCAAACTGCATTTCGGTAGACTTCCACCCGTTTGGGGAGTTCTTTGCTTCTGGTTCTTTGgatacaaatctcaaaatatggGATATAAGAAGGAAAGGATGTATTCACACGTACAAGGGCCATACACGCGGTGTGAATGCCATTAGATTTACCCCAGATGGACGTTGGGTTGTTTCTGGCGGAGAAGACAACACTGTCAAG CTGTGGGATCTGACTGCTGGAAAGCTTTTGCACGAATTTAAGAATCACGAGGGCCAAATCCAGTGTATCGATTTTCATCCCCATGAGTTCCTACTAGCAACAG GTTCGGCTGATAGGACTGTTAAGTTCTGGGACCTTGAAACTTTTGAGCTGATTGGTTCAGCTGGACCCGAG ACCACGGGAGTGCGTTCTGTTACCTTTAATCCTGATGGAAGAACCTTGCTTTGCGGGTTGCATGAAAGTCTGAAG GTTTTCTCTTGGGAACCAATAAGAACTCATGATGCTGTAGATGTAGGATGGTCCAAATTGTCAGACCTGAACATTCACGAGGGAAAACTTCTTGGATGCTCTTACAATCAAAGCTGTGTTGGAGTATGGGTTGTGGACATCTCG CGGATAGAGCCATATTCAATTCCTACTGCTACCCGATCAAACGGTCTTCAAGAATCTAAATCAACTCCAAGCGGGAATTTGTCTGTCCTAGCGGATAACAGTTTGAAGTCAAGCATGGGGAGGCTGTCAGTCTCACAAAATGTAGATCCCGTAGTCAAGGAGACTAAAACTTTGGGGAGGCTGTCAGTGTCACAAGCTTCAGAAACTGTTGTAAAGGAGATAAAACCTCTGACAA CCACAGGAAGTGTCCCTAGTACTCCTCAGAGAGTTATACCAAGTATGGGTGCCAAATTAGGGAATACTGCAGCCATTATGAAGAGGAGTTCTGCAAAAGCCCAGTCATCACCCAGTATTCAGATCTTCGTTCCCAGGAATAGCACAAGACCAGAGCCGCCTGCTGATGTCAAAAAAGAAAATAGTGCTTCTGGAAGATCAACTCCATTTTCCATGCATTCAAAAGCAGCTGATTTTCCAAAGATGTCAAATAGTAGAGAAGAATCTGAGAGATCAAATTCTTCTGTAGAATCTGGAACCGGGGGTTATAAAAGCACTGGACTGAGTGAAGCTAGTGACCAGAATTTTACTTCTGCAAATGATGGCATGAATCCAGCAAACCCTGTGATTGAAAGAAATGTGATGGATGTCAGATGTGTTGGGCCAGGGAAGCACAGAATGAATTCCTCTATGGAGCCTCCTCCCAGCTATAAAG ATGATGCTCGATTACCCAAAACAAACAGAGATATATCTGTAGAAGTTTCAAAAGCag GAAGAACGCGTTCACTTGTTTCCAACTGGGAAAAGAGAGAAACATCTCCTAGTTATGAAGGACCTACATCCAGTAATTCATCCGAGACAACATCTGCCACAACCACACCCTCTCTTAAtcag AGAGGGCGTGCTCCAGCTCCATCTGTTGAAAAAGAAACTGTTTTGGCTAGTGATGAGGATGTCATTTCAGATCTAACGGAACAACACAAAGAATTCCTAGGCTCGATGCAATCTCGCTTAACCAAATTACAG GTAATCCGCAGATACTTAGAGAGGAAAGATGTTAAGGCGGCCATTAGTGCAATGGAGAAGATGGCTGATCATGCG ATTGTTGCTGATGTCATCGGAGTTTTGGCACAAAAGCCTGATATCATCACGCTGGATCTTTGTGCTTGTCTACTTCCACTCTTAGCAAGCCTTCTAGAAAGCAAGATGGATGG GCATTTAAGCATTTCCCTGGAAATGCTGATAAAGTTGATCAGAGTCTACGGCCATGTCATCCATTCCACATTATCAGCGTCTTCATCTGTCGGTGTAGATCTTCAACAAGAACAAAG GTTGGAGCGCTGCAATCTTATATTTATCGAGCTAGAAAAAATCAAGCGTTGCCTTCCTTCCCTTACCAG AAGAGGAGGATCAGTGGCAAAATCTGCGCAGGAGCTAAGCCTAGCTCTTCAAGAGATTTTATGA
- the LOC113303516 gene encoding uncharacterized protein LOC113303516 — MEPRKGMKTRASFLLFVFLLFIFMLVTTKLHFERIKMDSKWYTFDSTRDSKEENIDGIDVDIDNTDSILEEKLSSSSELGFLPKGILASTSDFELKQLWERDPTFQRSSVRYTALLAVPVGLKQKENVDMLVKKFLLVNCSILLFHYDGKVNEWNDLDWSSNAVHILAHNQTKWWFAKRFLHPAVVSSYDYIFLWDEDLGVENFHPGRYLQIMMSEGLEITQPALDPDLSEVHHRITVRRKARKIHRRVYFSGGSKNCSAKSREPPCTGWVEGMAPVFSRAAWSCVWHLIQNDLVHGWGLDMKLGYCAQGDRTKKVGVIDSEYIVHQGIQTLGASPPIKTPSRFLDLRTHIRRQSAAELQEFRKRWDRAVNEDKDWTDPFGT; from the exons atggaaccAAGAAAAGGAATGAAAACAAGAGCATCctttttactttttgtttttcttttgtttatcttcATGTTGGTTACTACTAAACTTCATTTCGAACGCATCAAG ATGGATAGTAAATGGTATACATTTGATTCAACTAGGGATAGTAAG gaGGAGAATATAGATGGAATAGATGTAGATATAGATAATACAGATAGTATATTGGAAGAGAAATTGTCTTCTTCATCAGAGTTGGGTTTTTTACCTAAAGGAATTCTTGCATCCACCTCTGATTTTGAATTGAAACAACTTTGGGAGCGTGATCCAACTTTTCAA CGTAGCTCTGTGAGGTATACTGCTCTATTGGCAGTCCCTGTTGGTCTTAAACAAAAGGAAAATGTTGACATGCTAGTCAAAAAG TTTCTCTTGGTGAATTGCTCCATTCTACTTTTTCATTACGATGGGAAGGTCAACGAGTGGAATGATCTTGATTGGAGTAGCAACGCAGTTCACATTCTTGCTCATAACCAAACAAAATG GTGGTTCGCGAAACGATTTTTACATCCAGCTGTCGTGTCTAGCTATGATTACATCTTCTTATGGGACGAAGATTTAGGGGTTGAAAATTTTCATCCTGGAAG GTACTTGCAGATAATGATGTCAGAGGGTTTAGAGATTACGCAGCCTGCTTTGGACCCTGATCTATCAGAAGTACATCATCGTATTACTGTGCGCAGGAAGGCGAGAAAAATTCATAG ACGAGTCTATTTTTCCGGGGGAAGTAAAAATTGCTCAGCAAAAAGCAGAGAGCCTCCTTGTACAGG GTGGGTGGAGGGGATGGCCCCTGTATTTTCAAGAGCAGCCTGGAGTTGTGTGTGGCATCTTATCCAG AATGATCTTGTTCATGGATGGGGTCTAGACATGAAGCTCGGCTATTGTGCTCAG GGGGACCGGACGAAGAAGGTTGGAGTTATTGATAGTGAATACATTGTTCACCAAGGAATACAGACCTTAGGTGCATCACCACCAATAAAG ACACCCAGCAGATTCCTTGACTTAAGAACCCAt ATCAGGAGACAATCAGCAGCAGAGCTTCAAGAGTTCCGGAAGCGATGGGACCGAGCTGTGAACGAAGACAAGGACTGGACGGATCCTTTTGGCACTTAA